The Stenotrophomonas maltophilia genome includes a region encoding these proteins:
- a CDS encoding MFS transporter, with translation MNRPAKPQLSFWQIWNMCFGFLGIQFGFALQNANASRIFETLGADIDAVPGLWIAAPLTGLLVQPVIGYLSDRTWTRWGRRRPYFMIGAVLTTLALLVMPNSPTLWIAAGTLWVLDASINVSMEPFRAFVGDQLAPRQRPAGYAMQSFFIGVGAIVASFLPFILAHFGVANTAAAGEVPDTVRYAFYFGAVVLLAAITWTVVSTREYSPAELAGFDDAEPPEHHAAAAINGPASWTRVTLWLGLGVLLALLITWRQGDRMLYVLAGLCAGYGLLLAAARALPATHMLAAIVGDLRAMPVTMRRLAWVQFFSWFALFAMWIYTTAAVAGTHFGSTDPQSAAYNEGANWVGVLFGAYNGFAALAAVLIPPMVRAIGLRWSHLVNLWLGGAGLVSLMFIRDPHWLLLSMVGVGFAWASILSLPYALLSDSVPASKMGVYMGIFNFFIVIPQLVAASALGFALRAWLGGQPMHVLVLGGCSLFLAGLCVLRVPSRPEVV, from the coding sequence ATGAATCGTCCCGCCAAACCGCAGCTGTCGTTCTGGCAGATCTGGAACATGTGTTTCGGCTTCCTCGGCATCCAGTTCGGGTTCGCCCTGCAGAACGCCAACGCCAGCCGCATCTTCGAGACGCTGGGTGCGGACATCGACGCGGTACCCGGGCTGTGGATTGCCGCGCCGCTGACCGGCCTGCTGGTGCAACCGGTGATCGGTTACCTGTCCGACCGCACCTGGACCCGCTGGGGTCGTCGTCGTCCGTACTTCATGATCGGTGCGGTGTTGACCACGCTGGCGCTGCTGGTGATGCCGAACTCGCCGACGCTGTGGATCGCGGCCGGCACGCTGTGGGTGCTGGATGCCTCGATCAACGTATCGATGGAGCCGTTCCGTGCCTTTGTCGGCGACCAGCTGGCGCCACGCCAGCGTCCGGCCGGCTACGCGATGCAGAGCTTCTTCATCGGCGTGGGCGCCATCGTCGCCAGCTTCCTGCCATTCATCCTGGCCCACTTCGGCGTTGCCAACACCGCGGCCGCCGGGGAAGTGCCCGACACTGTGCGCTATGCGTTCTACTTCGGCGCGGTGGTGCTGCTCGCGGCGATCACCTGGACGGTGGTCAGCACCCGCGAATATTCACCGGCGGAGCTGGCCGGGTTCGATGATGCCGAGCCACCGGAACATCACGCGGCGGCCGCGATCAACGGCCCGGCTTCATGGACGCGGGTGACCCTGTGGCTTGGATTGGGTGTGTTGCTGGCGCTGCTGATCACCTGGCGGCAAGGCGACAGGATGCTGTACGTGCTGGCCGGCCTGTGCGCCGGCTACGGCCTGCTGCTGGCGGCGGCGCGCGCGCTGCCGGCCACGCATATGCTGGCCGCCATCGTCGGCGACCTGCGCGCGATGCCGGTCACCATGCGCCGCCTGGCGTGGGTGCAGTTCTTCTCGTGGTTCGCGCTGTTCGCCATGTGGATCTACACCACCGCTGCGGTGGCCGGTACCCACTTCGGTTCGACCGATCCACAGTCGGCCGCCTACAACGAAGGTGCCAACTGGGTGGGCGTGCTGTTTGGCGCCTACAACGGCTTCGCTGCGCTGGCGGCGGTGCTGATTCCGCCGATGGTGCGTGCGATCGGCCTGCGCTGGAGCCACCTGGTCAACCTGTGGCTGGGCGGTGCCGGCCTGGTCTCGCTGATGTTCATCCGCGACCCGCACTGGCTGCTGCTGTCGATGGTGGGTGTGGGCTTTGCCTGGGCCTCGATCCTGTCGTTGCCGTATGCACTGCTGTCCGACAGCGTGCCGGCGTCGAAGATGGGTGTGTACATGGGAATCTTCAATTTCTTCATCGTGATCCCGCAGCTGGTGGCGGCCAGCGCGCTTGGCTTTGCCCTGCGCGCATGGCTGGGTGGCCAGCCGATGCATGTGCTGGTGCTGGGCGGCTGCAGCCTGTTCCTGGCCGGCTTGTGCGTGCTGCGGGTTCCGTCCCGTCCGGAGGTGGTGTGA
- a CDS encoding glycoside hydrolase family 97 protein: MPMPHTVVRALFAHMFGLALLGVATLAQAAPQVASVESPGKVLKVSLVLDGGTARYRVERFGEPVVDDSKLGFALRDGRLDRDFALLGLQRRSVDDRWEQPWGERRLTRNHFNELTVQLAETTGSKRRLDVVFRAYDDGLGFRYVFPEQPNLHEAIIDDELTEFAIAPESTAWWIPAGEPIHYEYLYQRTPLREVPLVHTPMTVRSRDGLHVAIHEAALVDYAGMWLRRTEGQRLRAQLSPSAEGWKVRRALPFATPWRTLQIADRAGGLVESDLILNLNEPNALGDVSWVKPAKYVGVWWSMHLDNESWATGRKHAATTAKTKKVIDFAAAHGFRGVLVEGWNPGWDGMWVGNGYDFDFTRATPDFDIEALSAYGLKKGVHLIGHHETGCAIEHYEEQLGAALDLYARLGVDQFKTGYVCDDGQVDRRNPTGGPLWREWHDGQFMARHHLKVVQEAARRHLSVNPHEPIKDTGLRRTYPNWISREGARGMEYNAWGQPPNPPEHEVNLVFTRMLAGPMDYTPGILSLKGRHGQAIPSTLARQLALYVVLYSPIQMAADLPEHYLQHREAFRFIEDVAVDWEQSRVLDGEVGDYVTIVRRDRNSRDWFLGSITDEHGRVLPVSLGFLEPGVRYRAEIYRDGEGADFRRNPFAFARETREVTSADALTLVLAPGGGQAIRFTPL, translated from the coding sequence ATGCCGATGCCACACACGGTTGTACGCGCGCTGTTCGCGCACATGTTCGGCCTGGCCCTGTTGGGCGTGGCCACGCTGGCGCAGGCCGCGCCACAGGTCGCCAGCGTCGAATCACCCGGCAAGGTGCTCAAGGTCAGCCTCGTGCTGGACGGCGGCACCGCCCGCTACCGCGTCGAGCGTTTCGGCGAACCCGTGGTGGACGATTCGAAGCTCGGCTTCGCCCTGCGCGACGGCCGCCTGGACCGCGATTTCGCCCTGCTTGGCCTGCAGCGGCGCAGCGTCGACGACCGCTGGGAGCAGCCGTGGGGCGAGCGCCGGCTCACCCGCAACCACTTCAACGAGCTGACCGTGCAGCTGGCCGAAACCACCGGCAGCAAGCGTCGGCTGGATGTGGTGTTCCGCGCCTACGACGATGGCCTGGGCTTCCGCTATGTATTCCCCGAACAGCCGAACCTGCACGAGGCGATCATCGATGACGAACTGACCGAGTTCGCCATCGCGCCTGAATCCACCGCCTGGTGGATCCCCGCCGGCGAGCCGATCCACTACGAATATCTGTACCAGCGCACCCCGCTGCGCGAGGTGCCGCTGGTGCATACGCCGATGACCGTGCGCAGCCGCGATGGCCTGCATGTGGCCATTCACGAGGCCGCTCTGGTGGACTACGCCGGCATGTGGCTGCGGCGCACCGAGGGGCAACGCCTGCGCGCGCAGCTGTCACCCTCGGCCGAAGGCTGGAAGGTGCGTCGTGCCCTGCCCTTCGCCACGCCGTGGCGCACGCTGCAGATCGCAGACCGCGCCGGTGGCCTGGTCGAATCGGACCTGATCCTCAACCTCAACGAGCCCAATGCGCTGGGCGATGTGAGCTGGGTGAAGCCGGCCAAGTACGTGGGCGTGTGGTGGTCGATGCACCTGGACAACGAGAGCTGGGCTACGGGGCGGAAGCACGCTGCCACCACCGCCAAGACGAAGAAGGTGATCGACTTCGCCGCCGCGCACGGCTTCCGTGGCGTGCTGGTGGAAGGCTGGAACCCGGGCTGGGACGGCATGTGGGTGGGCAATGGCTACGACTTCGATTTCACCCGCGCCACGCCCGATTTCGACATCGAGGCGCTGTCGGCGTATGGCCTGAAGAAAGGTGTGCACCTGATCGGGCACCACGAAACCGGCTGCGCCATCGAGCACTACGAGGAGCAGCTGGGCGCCGCGCTGGACCTGTACGCACGGCTGGGCGTGGACCAGTTCAAGACCGGCTACGTCTGCGACGATGGCCAGGTCGACCGCCGCAATCCCACGGGGGGCCCGCTGTGGCGCGAGTGGCACGACGGGCAGTTCATGGCCCGCCATCACCTGAAGGTGGTGCAGGAGGCTGCGCGCCGGCACCTGTCGGTGAACCCGCATGAGCCGATCAAGGACACCGGCCTGCGCCGCACCTACCCCAACTGGATCTCGCGCGAAGGCGCGCGCGGCATGGAGTACAACGCCTGGGGCCAGCCGCCGAACCCGCCGGAGCACGAGGTCAACCTGGTGTTCACCCGCATGCTGGCCGGGCCGATGGATTACACCCCCGGCATCCTCAGCCTGAAGGGCCGCCACGGCCAGGCCATTCCCAGCACGCTGGCCCGCCAGCTGGCGCTGTACGTGGTGCTGTACAGCCCGATCCAGATGGCCGCCGACCTGCCCGAGCACTACCTGCAGCATCGCGAGGCATTCCGCTTCATCGAGGACGTGGCGGTGGACTGGGAGCAGAGCCGCGTGCTCGATGGCGAAGTGGGCGACTACGTGACGATCGTGCGCCGTGACCGCAACAGCCGTGACTGGTTCCTCGGCAGCATCACCGACGAACACGGCCGCGTGCTGCCGGTGTCACTGGGCTTCCTGGAGCCCGGCGTGCGCTATCGCGCCGAGATCTACCGCGATGGCGAGGGCGCTGATTTCCGCAGAAACCCGTTCGCGTTCGCACGCGAAACCCGCGAGGTGACCAGCGCCGATGCACTGACGCTGGTGCTGGCACCGGGCGGTGGACAGGCCATTCGCTTCACGCCGCTGTGA
- a CDS encoding GNAT family N-acetyltransferase, producing MEFRGLPADAPERQQLAQWYHAERGQDAGLTLEQELQRLNPLQDAEGFPHLIAAFDDGQVVGAVQLKRREMQAFPQYEHWLGSVFVADSHRGRGLAGALVEQAAAQAVRMGVSDLYLQTEALDGGLYARLGWKPLQEADNCSHRVLVMVRSL from the coding sequence ATGGAATTCAGGGGACTACCCGCCGACGCACCGGAACGGCAGCAATTGGCGCAGTGGTACCACGCGGAACGGGGCCAGGACGCCGGCCTGACACTGGAACAGGAACTGCAGCGGCTCAATCCGCTACAGGATGCCGAAGGTTTCCCGCACCTGATCGCCGCATTCGATGACGGTCAGGTGGTTGGCGCAGTCCAGCTCAAGCGGCGGGAAATGCAGGCGTTCCCACAGTACGAACATTGGCTGGGCAGCGTGTTCGTGGCCGACAGCCATCGCGGGCGTGGGCTGGCTGGTGCGCTGGTGGAGCAGGCAGCGGCGCAGGCGGTGAGGATGGGGGTTTCCGACCTGTACCTGCAGACCGAAGCGCTGGATGGAGGCCTTTACGCCCGGCTGGGCTGGAAGCCGCTGCAGGAAGCCGACAACTGCAGCCATCGCGTGCTGGTGATGGTGCGTTCGCTGTAG
- a CDS encoding glucosidase family protein gives MLKIICLTAALGAALGSTAQAADLQFDGRHARAEAAANGSFVLHAPKGAVQIAAAPMRSQTGSVMFDALFALAQQEMDQDRVDAIRDPAFDEGRPVPCECFQTGARWPYVWTRDVSFAADLALARLDPERTRQSLQFKLSVTRDGHTPGLFVAQDTGSGGSWPISSDRVVWFLAARHLLEDRAFADQVWQALKSTLAQDRAMVFDAQVGLYRGETSFLDWREQTYPDWTREDVRFIGDSYALSTNVLHYQALRLAERLAGQHGDARAADYKAWADALAQQIDARFWREDIGQYMSYIGEAAHPVPYAKVDLLGLSLGILAGVLPPERARRALAAYPMGPAGSPVVWPQEAQQPIYHNRAIWPFVSAYSLRAARQLDDAPRIAAEIRSLMRGAALAGSNMENYELVSQAVHVEEGALSGPVVNSERQLWSVAGYLSMVVEGVFGVQDDGRVQPKLPAVLVPELFGTQRSISLEVTGKRYVLERPQSVGDGLLVAGRTTTRGTTTTVQLVTAPAATGFAATTADANARAPATPAAPQALRRGTGWNVPVQAGQVLWKDGRAVVASNGQVQISDDGLQHCLSLTRREGALESLHSPMVCVGPQQVLKGAQRWQFTSAKAGQVRLRLQYRNPNGPINTGVTAAVKQLVLQCPGQPLQRHTVTLPHSVAVQDSTSATFTVPKGQCTVALEEGFNMSALEHFAHYTGGKGGREGVLNQAQVQALTVAPVAMEEGAR, from the coding sequence ATGCTGAAGATCATTTGCCTGACCGCTGCCCTGGGGGCAGCGCTGGGATCGACCGCGCAGGCGGCCGACCTGCAATTCGACGGCCGCCATGCGCGCGCCGAAGCCGCTGCCAACGGCAGCTTCGTGCTGCATGCGCCGAAGGGCGCAGTGCAGATCGCAGCCGCACCGATGCGCAGCCAGACCGGCAGCGTGATGTTCGACGCGTTGTTCGCGCTGGCCCAGCAGGAGATGGACCAGGACCGCGTGGACGCGATTCGCGATCCCGCGTTCGACGAAGGCCGACCGGTGCCGTGCGAGTGCTTCCAGACCGGCGCGCGCTGGCCCTATGTGTGGACCCGCGATGTCAGCTTCGCCGCCGATCTGGCGCTGGCGCGGCTGGACCCGGAGCGCACCCGGCAGTCGCTGCAGTTCAAGCTGTCGGTGACGCGCGACGGGCACACGCCCGGCCTGTTCGTGGCGCAGGACACCGGTTCCGGTGGCAGCTGGCCGATCAGCAGCGATCGCGTGGTGTGGTTCCTGGCGGCACGTCATCTGCTGGAGGATCGCGCGTTTGCCGACCAGGTCTGGCAGGCGCTGAAGAGCACGCTGGCGCAGGACCGCGCGATGGTGTTCGACGCGCAGGTGGGCCTGTACCGTGGCGAGACCTCGTTCCTGGACTGGCGCGAGCAGACCTATCCGGACTGGACCCGCGAGGACGTGCGCTTCATCGGTGATTCCTACGCATTGTCCACCAACGTGCTGCACTACCAGGCACTGCGCCTGGCCGAACGCCTGGCCGGCCAGCACGGCGACGCCCGCGCGGCCGACTACAAGGCGTGGGCCGATGCGTTGGCGCAGCAGATCGATGCGCGCTTCTGGCGCGAGGATATCGGCCAGTACATGAGCTACATCGGCGAAGCCGCGCACCCGGTGCCGTACGCCAAGGTCGATCTGCTGGGCCTGTCGCTGGGCATCCTCGCCGGGGTGCTGCCGCCCGAGCGCGCACGCCGTGCACTGGCTGCTTACCCGATGGGGCCAGCCGGCAGCCCCGTGGTCTGGCCGCAGGAAGCGCAGCAGCCGATCTACCACAACCGTGCGATCTGGCCGTTTGTCAGCGCCTACTCGCTGCGTGCGGCGCGGCAGCTGGACGATGCGCCGCGCATCGCCGCCGAGATCCGTTCGCTGATGCGGGGCGCCGCGCTGGCCGGTTCCAACATGGAGAACTACGAGCTGGTCAGCCAGGCCGTGCATGTCGAGGAAGGCGCGCTGAGCGGCCCGGTGGTCAACTCCGAACGCCAGCTGTGGTCGGTGGCCGGGTATCTGTCGATGGTGGTCGAAGGGGTGTTCGGCGTGCAGGACGATGGCCGCGTGCAGCCCAAGCTGCCGGCGGTGCTGGTGCCGGAACTGTTCGGCACGCAGCGCAGCATCAGCCTGGAAGTCACTGGCAAGCGCTATGTGCTGGAGCGTCCGCAGAGCGTGGGCGATGGCTTGCTGGTGGCGGGCAGGACCACCACGCGCGGCACGACCACCACGGTGCAGCTGGTGACTGCCCCGGCAGCAACAGGCTTCGCTGCCACGACTGCGGATGCCAACGCGCGTGCGCCCGCAACACCCGCGGCACCGCAGGCCCTGCGCAGGGGCACGGGTTGGAACGTTCCGGTGCAAGCCGGGCAGGTTCTGTGGAAGGACGGCAGGGCCGTCGTCGCCAGCAACGGCCAGGTGCAGATCAGCGACGATGGGCTGCAGCATTGCCTCAGCCTGACCCGACGCGAAGGCGCGTTGGAATCGCTGCACAGCCCAATGGTCTGCGTCGGTCCGCAGCAGGTGCTGAAGGGTGCGCAGCGCTGGCAGTTCACCTCGGCCAAGGCCGGGCAGGTTCGCCTGCGCCTGCAATATCGAAACCCGAACGGACCGATCAACACCGGCGTCACGGCTGCGGTCAAGCAGCTGGTGCTGCAGTGCCCGGGCCAGCCGTTGCAGCGGCATACGGTCACGCTGCCGCACAGCGTGGCCGTGCAGGACTCGACCTCGGCAACATTCACGGTGCCAAAGGGGCAGTGCACGGTCGCGCTTGAAGAGGGCTTCAACATGAGCGCGCTTGAACATTTCGCGCACTACACCGGGGGCAAGGGCGGCCGCGAAGGCGTGCTCAACCAGGCCCAGGTGCAGGCGCTGACGGTGGCGCCGGTGGCGATGGAAGAGGGTGCACGATGA
- a CDS encoding SseB family protein, with the protein MTDLAPQTPIETLLKAAMDGAVPIRAFMEAFVASEVVLLTGSLVTPDGSGFDPLLFDKQGTLHVAVFTEPSRVGVYSQQAEHQIRWLMLDVLRRVPGGYGVVINPGTSLGFEISPSGVGEILKDFAQG; encoded by the coding sequence ATGACCGACCTCGCCCCGCAGACCCCGATCGAAACCCTGCTGAAGGCGGCGATGGACGGTGCGGTGCCGATCCGCGCCTTCATGGAGGCCTTCGTCGCTTCCGAGGTAGTGCTGCTGACCGGCAGCCTGGTCACCCCGGACGGCAGCGGCTTCGACCCGCTGCTGTTCGACAAGCAGGGCACCCTGCACGTGGCGGTGTTCACCGAGCCGTCGCGGGTGGGCGTCTACAGCCAGCAGGCCGAACACCAGATCCGCTGGCTGATGCTGGACGTGCTGCGCCGCGTGCCGGGTGGCTACGGCGTGGTGATCAACCCGGGTACTTCGCTGGGCTTTGAGATCTCACCCAGCGGCGTTGGCGAGATCCTGAAGGACTTCGCCCAAGGCTGA
- a CDS encoding alpha-amylase family glycosyl hydrolase — protein MRGVLAVAVSLALFAGQAAAAPLPDYVGTTEPFASDAVYFVVTDRFVNGDPSNDHRDQGGAHRTFDIPVPCPDKVDGNIGYLGGDFRGVLDNAQYIRNLGFGAVWITPIVDNPDEAFTGSKPISCTSTLTDRGKTGYHGYWGINFYKLDEHLPSRDLDFAGLTKGLHGAGLKVVLDIVGNHGSPAWTMPTRQPQFGQIFDKDGKLIADHQNLPPRKLDPKHNPLHAFYNNIGPVDSKDGSIFDGNLAELSDFNQDNPAVMDYLVGAYLQWTAQGVDALRIDTIGWLPHPWWHEFVKRIRAEHPGMFMFGEAFDYDAARIAEHTWPANANVSVLDFPLRGALEQSFGTANKGFETLAEPLHLSGGPYANPYELMSFYDNHDMPRLQASDNGFIDAHNWLFTARGIPVVYYGSETGFMRGRAEHAGNRAYFGQPRVDAAPKSPIFAPLQRIARLRAATPALQRGLQVNERLQGDEAVFFRVLQHGEVAQTALVLLNKGDRAKSFTVSRYVQAGRWRDALDGGSLQVNGLLKADVPAHGVKVYVLDAAVQQPALQAELDKAMADQKTRDQRLGR, from the coding sequence ATGCGTGGTGTCCTGGCTGTTGCTGTTTCCCTTGCCCTGTTCGCCGGCCAGGCCGCGGCCGCGCCGCTTCCGGACTACGTCGGCACCACCGAGCCGTTCGCCAGCGATGCGGTGTACTTCGTGGTCACCGACCGCTTTGTCAACGGTGACCCGTCCAACGACCATCGTGACCAGGGTGGCGCGCACCGCACCTTCGATATCCCGGTGCCGTGCCCGGACAAGGTGGACGGCAACATCGGCTATCTCGGCGGCGACTTTCGCGGCGTGCTCGACAATGCGCAGTACATCCGCAACCTGGGCTTCGGTGCGGTGTGGATCACGCCCATCGTCGACAACCCGGACGAGGCCTTTACCGGCAGCAAGCCGATCAGCTGCACCAGCACGCTGACCGACCGCGGCAAGACCGGTTACCACGGCTACTGGGGCATCAATTTCTACAAGCTCGACGAGCACCTGCCGAGCAGGGACCTGGACTTCGCCGGGCTGACCAAGGGCCTGCACGGTGCTGGCTTGAAGGTGGTGCTGGATATCGTAGGCAACCACGGTTCGCCGGCCTGGACCATGCCGACACGGCAGCCCCAGTTCGGACAGATCTTCGACAAGGACGGAAAATTGATCGCCGACCACCAGAACCTGCCGCCGCGGAAACTGGATCCGAAGCACAACCCGTTGCACGCGTTCTACAACAACATCGGTCCGGTCGACAGCAAGGACGGCTCGATCTTCGACGGCAACCTGGCCGAGCTGTCGGACTTCAACCAGGACAATCCGGCGGTGATGGACTACCTGGTCGGCGCCTACCTGCAGTGGACCGCGCAGGGCGTGGACGCGTTGCGCATCGACACCATCGGCTGGCTGCCGCACCCGTGGTGGCATGAATTCGTCAAGCGCATCCGCGCCGAGCATCCGGGCATGTTCATGTTCGGCGAAGCGTTCGACTACGATGCCGCGCGCATCGCCGAGCACACCTGGCCCGCCAACGCGAACGTGAGCGTGCTGGATTTCCCGTTGCGCGGCGCACTGGAGCAGAGCTTCGGCACCGCCAACAAGGGCTTCGAGACCCTGGCTGAGCCACTGCACCTGAGCGGTGGCCCGTATGCCAATCCGTACGAGCTGATGAGCTTCTACGACAACCACGACATGCCGCGCCTTCAGGCCAGTGACAACGGCTTCATCGATGCGCACAACTGGCTGTTCACCGCGCGCGGCATTCCGGTGGTCTACTACGGTTCGGAGACGGGCTTCATGCGTGGCCGTGCCGAGCATGCCGGCAATCGTGCGTACTTCGGCCAGCCGCGTGTGGATGCGGCGCCGAAGAGCCCGATCTTCGCGCCGCTGCAGCGTATCGCCAGGCTGCGCGCAGCCACCCCGGCGCTGCAGCGCGGCCTGCAGGTGAACGAGCGCCTGCAGGGCGATGAGGCAGTGTTCTTCCGCGTGCTGCAGCATGGCGAGGTGGCGCAGACCGCGCTGGTGCTGCTGAACAAGGGCGACAGGGCAAAGAGCTTCACTGTGTCGCGTTACGTCCAGGCGGGCCGCTGGCGCGATGCGCTGGACGGCGGTTCGTTGCAGGTGAACGGTCTGCTGAAGGCCGACGTGCCCGCGCACGGCGTGAAGGTCTATGTGCTGGACGCTGCCGTGCAGCAGCCGGCGCTGCAGGCCGAGCTGGACAAGGCGATGGCCGACCAGAAGACGCGGGACCAGCGTCTGGGGCGGTAG